One window of Streptomyces sp. SUK 48 genomic DNA carries:
- a CDS encoding aldehyde dehydrogenase family protein: MASASAFEYAPAPESRSVVDLAPSYGLFIDGEFTDATGGKVFKTVSPSTEEVLSEVAEASEEDVDRAVKAARRAFEKWSALPGAERAKYLFRIARIIQERSRELAVLETLDNGKPIKETRDADLPLVAAHFFYYAGWADKLDHAGFGAEPRPLGVAGQVIPWNFPLLMLAWKIAPALATGNTVVLKPAETTPLSALFFADICRQAGLPKGVVNIVTGDGRTGAALVAHPDVNKVAFTGSTAVGKAIARTVAGTRKKLTLELGGKGANIVFDDAPIDQAVEGIVNGIFFNQGQVCCAGSRLIVQESIQDELLDALKRRLSTLRLGDPLDKNTDIGAINSAEQLARITALADAGEAEGAERWSPACELPDAGYWFAPTLFTNVTQAHTIAREEIFGPVLSVLSFRTPDEAVAKANNTQYGLSAGIWSEKGSRILAVASKLRAGVVWSNTFNKFDPTSPFGGYKESGFGREGGRHGLEAYLDV; this comes from the coding sequence ATGGCATCCGCATCCGCATTCGAGTACGCACCCGCGCCCGAGTCCCGCTCGGTCGTCGACCTCGCGCCGTCCTACGGCCTGTTCATCGACGGCGAGTTCACCGACGCCACCGGCGGCAAGGTCTTCAAGACCGTCTCGCCGTCCACCGAAGAGGTGCTGTCGGAGGTCGCCGAAGCCTCCGAGGAGGACGTCGACCGCGCCGTGAAGGCCGCCCGCAGGGCCTTCGAGAAGTGGTCCGCGCTGCCCGGCGCCGAGCGCGCCAAGTACCTGTTCCGCATCGCCCGGATCATCCAGGAGCGCAGCCGCGAACTGGCCGTCCTGGAGACGCTGGACAACGGCAAGCCGATCAAGGAGACCCGCGACGCGGACCTCCCCCTGGTCGCGGCCCACTTCTTCTACTACGCGGGCTGGGCCGACAAGCTCGACCACGCGGGCTTCGGCGCCGAGCCGCGGCCGCTGGGCGTGGCCGGCCAGGTCATCCCGTGGAACTTCCCGCTGCTGATGCTGGCCTGGAAGATCGCCCCGGCGCTCGCGACCGGCAACACGGTCGTCCTGAAGCCCGCCGAGACCACCCCGCTGTCCGCCCTGTTCTTCGCGGACATCTGCCGCCAGGCGGGCCTGCCCAAGGGCGTCGTCAACATCGTGACCGGTGACGGCCGTACCGGCGCCGCCCTGGTCGCGCACCCGGACGTGAACAAGGTCGCGTTCACCGGCTCGACGGCGGTCGGCAAGGCGATCGCGCGGACCGTGGCCGGCACGCGCAAGAAGCTCACCCTCGAACTCGGCGGCAAGGGCGCGAACATCGTCTTCGACGACGCCCCGATCGACCAGGCTGTCGAGGGCATCGTGAACGGCATCTTCTTCAACCAGGGCCAGGTCTGCTGCGCCGGCTCGCGGCTGATCGTCCAGGAGTCGATCCAGGACGAGCTGCTGGACGCGCTGAAGCGCCGCCTGTCCACGCTGCGCCTGGGCGACCCGCTGGACAAGAACACCGACATCGGCGCGATCAACTCCGCGGAGCAGCTGGCCCGGATCACCGCGCTGGCCGACGCGGGCGAGGCGGAGGGCGCCGAGCGCTGGTCCCCCGCCTGCGAACTGCCGGACGCCGGCTACTGGTTCGCGCCGACGCTCTTCACGAACGTCACCCAGGCCCACACCATCGCCCGCGAGGAGATCTTCGGCCCGGTGCTGTCGGTCCTCTCCTTCCGCACCCCGGACGAGGCGGTCGCCAAGGCGAACAACACGCAGTACGGCCTGTCGGCGGGCATCTGGTCCGAGAAGGGCTCCCGCATCCTGGCCGTCGCGAGCAAGCTGCGCGCCGGTGTCGTCTGGTCCAACACGTTCAACAAGTTCGACCCCACCTCGCCGTTCGGCGGCTACAAGGAGTCGGGCTTCGGCCGCGAGGGCGGTCGCCACGGCCTGGAGGCGTACCTCGATGTCTGA
- a CDS encoding aldehyde dehydrogenase family protein — protein MSDARLSVFKTYKLYVGGKFPRSESGRVYEVTDPKNNWLANAPLSSRKDARDAVVAARKAFGGWSGATAYNRGQVLYRVAEMLEGRREQFVREVAEAEGLSKSKAAAVVDAAIDRWVWYAGWTDKIAQVVGGANPVAGPFFNLSSPEPTGVVAVLAPQESSFLGLVSVLAPVIATGNTAVVIAAEKAPLPALSLAEVLDTSDVPGGVVNILSGRPSEIAPSLAAHQDVNAIDLAGADEELAKELEIAAADNLKRVLRPRDVDFTATPGTERLTAFLETKTVWHTTGALGAAGSSY, from the coding sequence ATGTCTGACGCACGACTTTCCGTCTTCAAGACCTACAAGCTGTACGTGGGCGGCAAGTTCCCGCGTTCCGAGAGCGGCCGGGTGTACGAGGTGACGGACCCGAAGAACAACTGGCTGGCCAACGCACCGCTGTCCTCCCGCAAGGACGCCCGGGACGCGGTGGTCGCGGCCCGCAAGGCGTTCGGCGGCTGGTCCGGCGCGACCGCGTACAACCGCGGTCAGGTCCTGTACCGGGTCGCGGAGATGCTGGAGGGCCGCCGCGAGCAGTTCGTGCGCGAGGTGGCCGAGGCGGAGGGCCTGTCGAAGTCCAAGGCCGCCGCCGTCGTGGACGCCGCGATCGACCGCTGGGTCTGGTACGCCGGCTGGACCGACAAGATCGCCCAGGTGGTCGGCGGCGCGAACCCGGTCGCGGGCCCGTTCTTCAACCTCTCCTCGCCGGAGCCGACGGGCGTGGTCGCCGTACTGGCCCCCCAGGAGTCGTCGTTCCTCGGCCTGGTCTCGGTCCTCGCCCCGGTGATCGCCACCGGCAACACGGCCGTCGTCATCGCCGCCGAGAAGGCCCCGCTCCCGGCGCTCTCCCTCGCCGAGGTGCTGGACACGTCCGACGTCCCGGGCGGCGTGGTGAACATCCTCTCCGGCCGCCCGTCCGAGATCGCCCCCTCGCTGGCCGCGCACCAGGACGTGAACGCGATCGATCTCGCGGGCGCGGACGAGGAGTTGGCCAAGGAACTGGAGATCGCCGCCGCCGACAACCTGAAGCGCGTCCTGCGCCCCCGGGACGTCGACTTCACGGCGACCCCCGGCACCGAACGCCTGACGGCCTTCCTGGAGACGAAGACCGTGTGGCACACGACGGGCGCACTGGGCGCCGCGGGTTCGTCGTACTGA
- the deoC gene encoding deoxyribose-phosphate aldolase gives MPTTAPPAHALADVTASDSTLRRFLHGLPGVDAVGLEARAASLGTRSIKTTAKAYAIDLAISMVDLTTLEGADTPGKVRALGAKAVHPDPTDRTAPTTAAVCVYPDMVAVAKEAVAGSHVKVASVATAFPAGRAALEVKLADVRDAVAAGADEIDMVIDRGAFLAGKYLKVYDEIVAVKEACGTSARLKVIFETGELSTYDNIRRASWLGMIAGADFIKTSTGKVAVNATPANTLLMLEAVRDFRAQTGIQVGVKPAGGIRTTKDAVKFLVLVNETAGQDWLDNHWFRFGASSLLNDLLMQRQKLATGRYSGPDYVTVD, from the coding sequence ATGCCCACCACCGCACCCCCCGCACATGCGCTCGCCGACGTCACCGCGTCCGACAGCACGCTGCGCCGCTTCCTGCACGGGCTGCCCGGCGTCGACGCGGTCGGCCTGGAGGCGCGCGCCGCGTCGCTCGGCACCCGTTCCATCAAGACCACCGCGAAGGCGTACGCCATCGACCTCGCCATCTCGATGGTCGACCTGACGACGCTGGAAGGCGCGGACACCCCGGGCAAGGTCCGGGCGCTCGGCGCCAAGGCGGTCCACCCCGACCCGACCGACCGCACCGCCCCGACCACGGCCGCGGTCTGCGTCTACCCGGACATGGTGGCCGTCGCCAAGGAGGCCGTCGCCGGCTCCCACGTCAAGGTCGCCTCGGTCGCCACCGCCTTCCCGGCCGGCCGCGCCGCCCTCGAGGTGAAGCTGGCCGACGTGCGGGACGCCGTCGCCGCGGGCGCCGACGAGATCGACATGGTCATCGACCGCGGCGCGTTCCTCGCGGGCAAGTACCTGAAGGTGTACGACGAGATCGTCGCCGTCAAGGAAGCCTGCGGGACGAGCGCCCGGCTGAAGGTCATCTTCGAGACCGGCGAGCTGTCGACGTACGACAACATCCGCCGCGCCTCCTGGCTCGGCATGATCGCCGGCGCCGACTTCATCAAGACCTCGACGGGCAAGGTCGCCGTCAACGCGACGCCCGCCAACACCCTGCTGATGCTGGAGGCGGTGCGCGACTTCCGCGCCCAGACCGGCATCCAGGTCGGCGTGAAGCCGGCCGGCGGCATCCGCACGACCAAGGACGCCGTCAAGTTCCTCGTCCTGGTCAACGAGACGGCGGGCCAGGACTGGCTGGACAACCACTGGTTCCGCTTCGGCGCCTCCTCGCTGCTGAACGACCTGCTGATGCAGCGTCAGAAGCTGGCCACCGGCCGTTACTCCGGCCCCGACTACGTGACGGTGGACTGA
- a CDS encoding PH domain-containing protein, whose translation MTTPDNKPPASQPPVPAVKDRIYRSPMGLAGGALLLAVVAWLGFDALFKGHGRTPWLALASMILVLPLVIAFTLRPAVFANEDRLRIRNPYRVITVPWTEVEALRSSFTNEVRTKSGAKYQLWAVPVSLRGRKKAERRAAAAARRSATGSAGLGGGIGARGVGFGTLGAGGDGPSRAESDKVMDDLRDLLDRRGNEEPAQGGTTIRWAYEVAAPTLAGAVLLVILLATGG comes from the coding sequence ATGACGACCCCGGACAACAAGCCACCCGCGTCGCAGCCTCCGGTACCCGCCGTGAAGGACCGGATCTACCGCTCGCCCATGGGGCTCGCGGGCGGCGCGCTGCTGCTCGCGGTCGTCGCCTGGCTGGGCTTCGACGCGCTGTTCAAGGGCCACGGCCGCACCCCGTGGCTCGCGCTGGCCTCGATGATCCTGGTGCTGCCGCTGGTGATCGCCTTCACGCTGCGCCCTGCCGTGTTCGCCAACGAGGACCGGCTGCGGATCCGCAACCCGTACCGGGTGATCACCGTGCCGTGGACCGAGGTGGAGGCGCTGCGCTCCAGCTTCACCAACGAGGTGCGCACCAAGTCCGGCGCCAAGTACCAGCTGTGGGCCGTCCCCGTGTCGCTGCGCGGCCGCAAGAAGGCCGAGCGGCGGGCGGCGGCCGCGGCACGGCGGTCGGCGACGGGCAGCGCGGGGCTCGGCGGCGGGATCGGCGCCCGGGGCGTCGGCTTCGGCACTCTCGGCGCCGGGGGCGACGGGCCGAGCCGCGCGGAGAGCGACAAGGTCATGGACGACCTGCGCGACCTCCTGGACCGGCGCGGGAACGAGGAGCCCGCCCAGGGCGGTACGACGATCCGCTGGGCCTACGAGGTGGCGGCGCCGACGCTGGCGGGCGCCGTACTGCTGGTGATCCTGCTGGCGACCGGCGGCTGA